The following coding sequences are from one Paenibacillus stellifer window:
- a CDS encoding cold-shock protein yields the protein MNYRKKPMEEIPEEMTAVWSCTNDDCNGWMRDNFTFEAAPTCPLCQAPMEQGTKMLPQLYNSNGDLKSLKKGISIS from the coding sequence ATGAACTACCGGAAGAAGCCCATGGAAGAGATACCGGAAGAGATGACGGCCGTATGGTCCTGCACGAACGATGATTGCAACGGATGGATGAGAGACAACTTCACGTTTGAAGCTGCGCCGACCTGCCCTTTATGCCAGGCTCCGATGGAGCAGGGAACAAAAATGCTTCCCCAGCTGTACAATTCAAACGGCGATCTGAAGTCGCTGAAAAAAGGAATCTCCATTTCCTAA